CACACCAGGTGTAGGCATAAACTGCATGAAACGTGTGGTTGTCCCTACACTAGCACCTTGCAGTGGATGAGGTGTAGTTTGAGAGTTGTGTGTGGAATGGGTTATAGATGGATGGTTGGTAGATGGTGTAGGTGTTTCATGTGTTTGTACAATCAGAGGAGGTCGCCTAACATTTCTCCTTTCAAGGTGTTGATGCCATCTAAATTGTTGTTTCATGTGTAGATGGATGGTTGGAAGATGGTTGGCATTTGGGTATATTTTTTGCATAGTAGATATTAACCCCTAACAGTATACAGTAAAATAAGCAGTTCAAGAAGAAGCATATATAACAATGATCTGAATCAAATTCAACAAATACATATATCTTGAATCAGATTTCAATAATTATGTAAATAATGTTCAACATGCTTCAACACTTATCATCTCAAAGCTTTGTGTTTCTTAAGAATCCCCATTTTCGCTTCAAAGGGAAAACATTTATTTTCGATATTCCAAGATGGTAACAACAAAGGGAAACAACAAGATCAGTAATGTTACTGAGATTTCATATCATTCAAAACATAAATCTATATATACATGCTTAAAATATCAATGGCGTCAAAAGTATTCATGTAATTGtttttgtttaaaatatttatcaatGGTGGACAAATTaccaaaaatattattcatCACTATAGTTTGAACTTCAACTCAAAATCAATTCGGCTTAATAAAGACATAATTTCCATTCACCAAAGATGCTATATATGCTAGAAAGCAATAGCTCAATCTAATAAGCTCCACTCCATCCAAGTTCCACAATTCCACGGCCATTAGAGAACAATGTAATAAAAACCAAAACTTTTGCTATGGATGTTTATTTTATGCAACTTCTAAAGTGTTAGGAAGACTCATATTACCATGAGAGACATCTTTATTAGAAAATATACCaagattttaatattaatacaCAAAACATTCAATAAGGACTTATATCAGATTTCAACAAGCATCTAAACAAGATTCAACGAGTACctcaatcataatcataataaGTCTCCTAACCAAATTTCAAGAAAGACcgaaatcaaatttcaataattatttagGTTCAATAATCAGATTTCATGAACTAGATTTCAATTTTGTATCTAAATTAGATTTCAATAATCAGATTTCATTGAGTATCTAAATCAGAGTTCAATAAGTCCATAAACCAAGATTTAAGAAAGACCTAACTTAGATTTCAATAATTATCTAAATAAGGCTCAACGATAACCTAAACTCAAATTTCAATAATTATCTATTTGTATTGGGTTCAATAATCAGATCGATTTCATGAACCAGATTTCAAGAAAAACCTAAATcagattttaataattatctaTTCGGGTTCAATAATCAAATTTCAATAATCAGATTTCAATAAAGaccaaaatcaaattttaataatcaGATTTCATTGAGTATCTAAATCAAAGTTCAACAAGTCCATAAACCAAACTTTCAGAAAAACCTAAATCAGACTTCAATAATTATCTAAACAAGGCTCAACGATAACCTAAATCATAACCAAATTAAGTCCCAAAAacatatttcaataattatctaaatcaaaattcaataaGTTCCCTAGCTAAACCAAATTTCAATATATGACATTCAATAATACCCTATATTAGATTTCAATAAGTACATGAATCAGATACAATGAGACCACTAAATCAAAATCAACAACTAATCAAAAGAAGTACCTTCTGCATATCTGACATGAGGTTAAACCCGTTTGCCTGAAAATCTCCAACATCTTCCTCAAGTATTTCTAAAAATCACTTCcaactttctttgttttttgatTCTATAGTTGCATAGGCAATAGGGTATATATGATTATTTGCATCATGTCCTATTACTGTTAGTAGCTGACCCCCGTAATACCTTCTCAGAAAGGTTCTATCTAACCCTATCAATGGTATACAACCACCCACAAATCTCTTCTTGCATGCATCAAAACATACATAGATCCTAAGAAAAAGAGGATTTAAATCAGATATAGGATTCGTGTGTATCCTTACGGTCGAGTCAGGGTTAGTCTTCAGTATCTCGTTAACATAATCACGAAGTCTTGCATACTGTGCAATCTCGGAACCCTCAATCCTTTCCTTTGCCTTCTTCatagatttgtaaatttttCTCTCGTTGATCATCACATCATACTCAGCTCTGAAGTATTTGTCATCCTCTCTCATTGTCAAGTTTGGTTGAACCGTTATCGTCTCTTCTAGCTCATCTATAACCCATTTTCTATCTACTGACTTACAATGATTTTTTCTATTGTAGGTGTGTTCGTTTACAAAAGTCTTGACCTGATAACTTGCTGGAAATATTCTCTTGGCACAATATATTTGCCAAGGACAGTCCTCATCGTAGCATATAGCCTTGGATATGATGAATCACAATGAGCAAAGAATATGCTTCTTCTAATATTGATATTAAACTTTTGGACTACCTTCCTAAAATGGTTGAGGGTTTCAAACTCAATCTCCAACTCCAACCGCACCTGTGCTCTGAGAAAAAACTGGAGTCTGGTCGACATCTTCATCACTTGCTAAGCTTTGCAAGTCCTTTGACTCATAGCAATGATATCCAACATTTTCATCAGAAAAAtcatcctcatcaatggggacaTAGAAGGTTAGAGGCTTGTCCGGATCAGGATTTGTGATGAAGGATTGTCCTGTAGGGGGAGGCCTTTTTGTTGATGTTCTCATGTTCATGTTTGGCCGTCCCTCAACCTCATCTGAAGGATTGGTTTGATTATTTTGGGGAGTCCTATTAGAGTTAGAGGGTGGGACTAACTCAGGGATTGATTGTGAAAGTGGTTTTCTATATGGCTGTGGGATGTAATTGGTCAGTTTTTCAGGTGCAGGATGGTCAGAGACATTGGTTTCAGAGGGTGGGACTAGGTCTAAACCATCAGTATGTATTGGTTGCTGGTCATGCTCAATAGGTGGTTGGGAAGGTTAGGACTGAGTTGATGGTGGCTCTTCCAGTTGCACAGGTGTTGCAGGAAGCTGAGAAATCTGTCTTGCTTCATAGGATGATAAAGGTGTTGGACTTGCTATCTGTTGGGCCATAGTGACACTGTCCTCATTTTGGGCCTCAACTTAAGCTTGGTTATTTTTTTCATGGGCTTTTTCCCTGGTTTGGGTCTCCTTCACAACTTGGACATGACCTACTATTTCAGCATCGTCATCATCTTCCACTACTATCAGTCTTCTTCTTGGACTCTTCTTTAGAGTTGAAACCCTTCTAGTACAACTCCTCATTTTCATCTTTGATGGAGTAATATTTTTCTCAACTAGCACAGGATGATCCACCAGATGCTTTGTATAGACATTAATTTTGTTACCATTCTTCACAACTACCTCATACATTTTAACTATGTCCATATCAACCCTTAGTaacctcaactcattatcaagCTCCTTTCCAGGTTCTAGCTAGTAAAATTTAGCAATAGACGTATATTCAATGTCCTTCAGCAAATCAGGTATGAAAAAAATCATTGATGGTATCAACGTTAACCTTCTCAATCTCTGTTACTTCTCCACCAATGTAACTAATCTTCCCATATGACCCTCTCTCAAACTATCCTCTATGATTAATAGGCAGAGTTATATGGATCTTGGCCATttctaaaagtaaaattaaacaaTACAATCTAAAAAACATTGTCTATAACTGCAGCTAACACAAACCCTCAACCAACTATTCTAACAATTCTCAAACATATAAAATTAATCACAAGGTTCGATAAAGGAACAGAATCAGTCTAACTAGTGACAATGACATACCTCTCTTCTTCGCGGATTAAAGGGAGTGGCGTCTTCGTTGTCGACGACGAAATGCCTAGTATGAGGCTCTACTCGCTAATCTATGCACGATTCTCTATTACGTCTTCATTATGACCAATTGTGCATGCTCTGGTCGTCTTCTCCAAATTGGAATGGAACGACGATGACGATGAAGCTCTGCTAGGGCACAGTGGATTCTCCCGCAAAATGTACTTCTTTTTCCAAATCCTTGGTGAAAAAAATTGTTCACTTCCACGTAGATAGCGCTTTAGAGGGTTGGAGTACCACGTAGGGTTGAATAACCACGAAGCAAGTGCAGATTTAAGACAGGACACTTTTGTCACACAAAATATATCTTTCGTGGGTACAAGATCAATTTCGATCTATAATAAGTACATATgtcaacatttttattttttataaatacaaatggtcatttatttttagataatattTGTATATTTTGTAAAGCTTATACGCTAATCATTCATCAGTGACTAGTTGTATTTAATAAAGTTAATTATGTTAACTCATGTTGCACTCTGCTTAATATAGTTGTATAGTATACGGTTAATTAaaagtttttatatttaatttcaaGTATGATAACTATAACATTTATTTATGTTAGTATATTGTAAAATTTATGTTAACTCATGTTGCACTCTGCTTAATATAGTTGTATAGTATACGGTTAATTAaaagtttttatatttaatttcaaGTATGATAACTATAacatttatttttgttagtatattgtaaaatttatttaaaggTGAACTACTGATATTTTATAATATGTtctatataatttaaaattttcattaccatttatcTAACAATTTGTtttaagagttttaaattacgagataaatttttatttgttgcTATAAATATAAACTAGATAATCAAATATGAAATATAAGAAGAATTGTATACAAAAGGCTTTGAGATATCACTCTactttaaaattgaaaatagtCACTAGGTCACTCTACCTCAAAATTGAAAATAGTCACTATTCCACACTTAGTAATGGATGACATTTGATATTCATCTCAAAATTGGAGCTACATGCAAATGCAAAACTAACCGTTTTTACTTCACACATTTATGAATGTGGTAAGCAagacaaatatttaaaatgattCCAATTTTAGAAAATCTTAACATGGTCATATAACATTTCTCATCTCCCTAAAGATATTATAGCGTAGATCAGTTTAGAAACAAATTGCGACAAACATTTCtgcacttttcataatttttgagTTATGTAATAATAAGAGTGGCCGTagttcaataaaaatttcataGAAGAAAGGAAAATATATGAAGATTGCAAGGAGAATCtgaataaatataaatttttattcctagaattaaaaaaataaaacgaaGGAAATGACCTCTACAGATTTTGGAGCAGCAAACTCTATCTTTCATAGATTCTTCTGTTTGGATTTACTGGCTATTGGCTACTGGCTAGTGCAACATTACACGCATAATTTATAATTCCTTTTATATTTGAACAACCAccatttatacttttttttcttaatattgTTTTTAACTCATTTTTCTCGATAATTATTCAGTTAACCTTTTCCTTGAGCCGAGTACCATTATgatatatatatgataaaattttatttcttaaatgAAATCAAACGTAGCCATTTTTAGTTAAACAAAAACTCAATGAATACAAAAGATATATATGAAATTACatttttgaattataaaaaagttaaaaaataatttcatatgTACATATGatgattgaattatttttttttaaaagtagttGTTATTTTGTGGAAATTTATTTAGTAATAGTAATTTAGAAAGTATTAATGGGTTATAAGTGATGGGACATAATAGGGGGGTGTGGAGGAGTGTTTGAGTTTGAGTTGAATAGAATAGAATAGAATAGAGAGTGAGGGAGTGATCCACGTGGTTGTGAGAAGTGTCCAACCCTTCTTAGCTTGTTGTGTAGATGGCTGAAATCAAAGGAGGCGCCGACGACGACATGGCTGACGGTATGCAATGCACCGACCACCCTTACAGAACGAATCCCGGCGGAATCTGTGCCTTCTGCCTCCAAGACAAGCTCGGCAagcttctctcctcttctttcCCTCTCCCCATCCgcccttcttcctcttcctctacCTCCTCCCCTTCCGACAACATTCCTCCTTCCACCTCCACCTCTACCTCCGCCTCTGCCTCCGCCGTACCTCCTCCCTCACTCTCTCTCTATCCTACTTCCTCCGCTAACACTACTCATTCTAGAAGGCCACGCCTTCCTTTTCTCTTggtcaagaagaagaagaagaagccctCTCCCAGCTCCTCCGCTGCACCCTCTGACGCCGCCATTCTCAAGCGCAGCAAGTCCACCGCCACACCGAGAAGACCACGCTCTCTCCTCGACCCTGACGACTTACTCATCCACGATTTCACTCCCAGGAAGAGGAATCACGGCTTCTGGTCCTTTCTCTACCATTCTTCCAAGTCCTCCAAGAGCTTCAGGGACACCATCTCAGAAACTTCCAAGCCAAAGGAAAATAGCAAGTGCTGCTCCGGTTCTTCTCTCATGGCCAGAAGGACCGACATTGTTGTTGTGGAAGAAGATAACACTCCCAACAGTAGCCACTCCACCGCTTCCTTTGAGCGCAAGGTTTCCAGATCCAGATCTGTTGGCTGTGGTAGCAGGAGCTTCTCCGGCGACTTCTTCGAGAGAATCTCCACCGGTTTTGGTGACTGCACTCTCCGCCGAGTGGAGTCTCACCGCGAAGGCAAGCACAAGCAGGGGTCGTCTTCTTCTTCCGCTGGCGGCGCCGGCGCTGCCAtgaacaaccaccaccaccattgcATGAAGGAAAGAGTGAGGTGCGGAGGCCTATTCAGCGGCTTCATGATGACGTCATCTTCCTCTTCGTCGTCTTCTTCCTCTTACTGGGTCTCATCCTCTGCTGACGATAACAATAACAATGGGAATAATAAAGCGTCCTCTTCTTCTACTGCTGCTGTTGCAACATCACTCTCACACTCCCATGGCAGAGTCAGGAGTTGGGGTTGGGCGTTTGCGAGTCCTATGAGAGCTTTCAGCGCCAAACCCTCTTCTTCCAAAGAGAATCAGAATCGGAGGGATATTATTAGAGATGCAAATCACAATGATAATCATAATAAGAAGAATGCCACGCCAAACTTGTCTGCTATACCTTCATTGCTCACTGTCAGAAGCTGATGAAGAAAGAAATCCCATGTTAATTACTACTATTCATTTTGATTTCCTTCATTACTTAATTAGCAATCTGATACTACTTTTCTCTTATAAATTTGGTGTTCATGAATAGTTGCAGCTGCTTGTAATGGAGGCGTAGTACTCTGATCTCTCCGGTGAGAAGAATATCTCTGTCATCACATCACGTGGTTCGTcttaatttatgttattatgACTGTTGTACTTCTCCTTGTTGGATAATTTTCTTACTTTAGTAATTAGTATGGCCAAGAcatgtaatttttaattttgaggAGAATTACTTTTCACATGCATACACATGTTTTGGAATCACCGTTGTAGAGGTTGTGTggaatttcaataaaaattgtTACTACTAAATACTAATTGTGATGAGTTATATAGAATACATCATGTGCAAAAGGTTCCTTATGTAGTCAAATACAGAGCTAGTGAAGAAAGTGGTCCCGTAGTTTGACATTGAATGGGACTAGATCTTGTAGGCTGTGGCATGGCATTTATTCCATGTTCTCGCACTCCATCTACACCTGCTGTTACTTCTCTTGTATCGTATGGTATTCCATGTCACTCATTCACATACAGCTGTATACACAGTCCTGGTTTTTGGTCAACATATCGTCATGTGCCTATCCAAGTACACCAAGCACCACACTCgctaattaatattattgttgCCATCAGGaagtaattttaatttcttgtcgTTTACGCTAACCAACCAACACTCAAATATATACCGTCGGTAAAACGTCCAAGCAACACCACatggtatattttttttattggaatAGTAAAATTGTTTAGTCGAAGAAGGGACGAaatgaaaggaaagaaaagaagagtgatGGTGACTGGTGTTATTATAGGGAAGGGAAGAAAGATAGAAGGGTGGAAACATGGACATATGATGGGgactctttctctctctctattcTCTAAGGGGTGATGGGAAAGTACACAAGGGCCAAGGAGAGAGGAGACACATCAGGAAAGCTGCTAAAGGGACACTGTTAACCTCATATTGGTGGATGCGCATCATTAAGATGTGGACCAACTAACCTGTACTTTTAACCCACACCCCCTCTACTTCCCattttcttttctatctttCGTTGCAACTCACGGTAATTCACATTCTGTTACCATCTCAAATCTATGTTTCTTAATTATTCCACTGCCTAATCTTTCTTTGAATTCCGACACTTGTTCAAATAGTAAATTTAAATTGGTTCTTGATTGCCTAATCTATCGACTATTGTTTTTCTCACCCTTTAGCTAGAACCAAATCGTTGAGTACAAATTCAGATTAGGGACGAGGAAAGAGTAATTGAATTCCTCTTTCTaagctttaatttttttagtctaataatcaacaatatatttttagctcatatttttaaataatattgaTTAACTGCTGGATAATAACAATATATTTTCTTTAGGGTATTATGAATTATGGTTACTTTCCAAAGAGCTATAGCTTGCGGGTATAGGTATGTAGGGTTTTAGACATACAATGCACTCAAGCAAGTAAATACAGAATTTTTTTCCATGGAATAAAGAGGAATAATCAGTTAAGGACAAACGAACATATTTCCTTTCTTCCTTGCATCCCTATACACGCTAATGTGGGTCTACCAACCTTTTTCGGCAATTTTCTCTATTGGTTACACCCGCTTTATTAATTCAAGTATGATCACATTATCTAAACTCCTTCCTACATACTCAAATCAATCTTAATGGTCCCAATACTAATTAGTTAAACTTGGATTAGCTTGTGATTAGTAGAGCAATGCGAGTGAGATGAGATGGGCCTACGGGGCAACGGGCTTGTGATGGGCATGGAGATCATgatgataaaaataatcataattatTGAGGAGGAGTGATGGGTCCACTAATTTTAGAaatttgggctgagcaatggaACGTGGCGTCTCAGGTTGTTCAGGTTGTAGGTCCAAGAGACAACAGTTCCATCTCTTTCCAATTCCCATGCACAAAATTACTTGCcgaagaaaaagaagcagcaCAAAACAACAAAAAGCTTTTCCACCACAAAACAAGATGAGAACGACAAACTCACAAAAGCTTGTTGAAAAGAATCAAACGAGACATAATTATCACGCTCAGTTCTACCGTGGCTGCAGTTACGGTGGCGATCGTGGTCACGCTTTCGCGGCCTATTCACACCCTAACACCGTAACACGTGACATcctgtttaaaatattttaatgatattcataattttatacgtatatatattttattattataaatagatgATTTTACTTTTAATCAAACTTGAAGAAGAATAACATgtcaaaatattaatataatatataattaaagaatAATATGTTACTAAATTAACTTGtccaattatttttttttctttttagctTTTTATTTGTTCCGAATTACAACAAAAAATGAAgtaaaattatgaattttacCAACTGAACAAATAAATCATTACGAATTTTATCataaaacaaaatttcaatTACAAAACAAATTAATCTGTTTAAAAAAGGAATTTCACATTCTAATTTCATAAATCCAAATCATCGTATTTTTACCACGTCAAATAAAAATCTATTTATCCCAGCTTAACATTTAACATCGTAAGACTTGCATTTCATATTCGAGACCTATTTTTCCAAAAGATCACATTTTGTTATATCAAATAGAAATCTATCCCCACTTGATGACATGTAACGTTGTCTCACTGACCACTAATGAATTAGACAGTTATTTTTTactaaattgataattaaaaattattaagtaataatttaattaaatttatcaaattatttaaaagattttaattattaatttggtATAAAGATaactatatataaatttttattttaaaataaatattaaactaatatcatttaatgaatttaataaactaaatcaaaatttaaataaaaatttatatataattatttttataataaattaataattaaaaataattaaataatttaatataccTTACTAAACtatcattttaatattattaatttatggAGCATAGATATTTTATTGAGTTGTCCTATTTGTATGTTAGACATATTTCAGACACAACACTTGTTCGACACACATATCTGTTGTGTCCAACcatatcttaataaaaaataaaaatttattctcTAAACATGTTTAAACATAC
Above is a genomic segment from Arachis stenosperma cultivar V10309 chromosome 1, arast.V10309.gnm1.PFL2, whole genome shotgun sequence containing:
- the LOC130941269 gene encoding uncharacterized protein LOC130941269, translated to MAEIKGGADDDMADGMQCTDHPYRTNPGGICAFCLQDKLGKLLSSSFPLPIRPSSSSSTSSPSDNIPPSTSTSTSASASAVPPPSLSLYPTSSANTTHSRRPRLPFLLVKKKKKKPSPSSSAAPSDAAILKRSKSTATPRRPRSLLDPDDLLIHDFTPRKRNHGFWSFLYHSSKSSKSFRDTISETSKPKENSKCCSGSSLMARRTDIVVVEEDNTPNSSHSTASFERKVSRSRSVGCGSRSFSGDFFERISTGFGDCTLRRVESHREGKHKQGSSSSSAGGAGAAMNNHHHHCMKERVRCGGLFSGFMMTSSSSSSSSSSYWVSSSADDNNNNGNNKASSSSTAAVATSLSHSHGRVRSWGWAFASPMRAFSAKPSSSKENQNRRDIIRDANHNDNHNKKNATPNLSAIPSLLTVRS